The Halarsenatibacter silvermanii genome window below encodes:
- a CDS encoding sensor domain-containing diguanylate cyclase/phosphohydrolase, whose translation MADNRTKIKLMVSNQKDRKLIQNLLSGSFTIFSDNSVNFKDCDLLIFDLGYFKEYKSRIKKLKADKNAFTPVICLKKEKDKAAQYLFEIADDVINLPVSKNILLARAKNLVKNKKLYEENRALKNKYRYIFDSLNDMVFLLDIVDEKDRSFKISEINNKLLKNLKYDNKSLKNESPEKFMSDEGISELIRVIDKNEETLFTADFYTGRGNEVPVKINAQKIWVKGNQKILCAARDITDRKEKEERINYLLFHDHLTKLYNRRFFEEEMIRLDTERQLPLCIFIIDINGMKLINDSFGHKYGDELLVKTADLLQDVFRKEDILARWGGDEFSILLPKTGESEAEDILSRIKEKCKKTESDRLPVSLGVGYAVKEDKDQDIFEVLNEADDRMYQDKLTAQKSATNKILKSLLSSLEAKSPETEAHTNRLAVMAIKLGERIGLSNNQLNNLSLLATLHDIGKVNISEDILTKPENLNEEEWERIKEHPHIGYKIALSCDDFSSVADEILAHHERWDGGGYPEGLQGDDIPLLSRIISIVDAYDVMANGRPYKEPMSRKEVLQELERCAGSQFDPRLVAEFIDMAQNDEL comes from the coding sequence ATGGCTGATAACCGAACAAAAATCAAATTGATGGTGTCCAATCAAAAAGACAGAAAACTCATTCAGAATTTGCTGAGCGGTAGTTTTACCATTTTTTCTGATAATTCAGTAAATTTTAAAGACTGTGACTTATTAATATTTGACCTTGGCTATTTTAAAGAATATAAATCCAGGATAAAGAAATTAAAAGCGGACAAAAATGCTTTTACTCCGGTTATCTGTCTTAAAAAAGAAAAAGATAAGGCAGCACAGTATTTGTTTGAGATTGCTGATGATGTCATTAACCTGCCTGTATCTAAAAATATACTGCTGGCGAGGGCGAAAAATTTAGTCAAAAACAAAAAATTATATGAAGAAAACAGGGCTCTGAAAAACAAATATAGATATATATTTGACAGTCTCAATGACATGGTATTTCTACTTGATATTGTCGATGAAAAAGATCGTAGTTTTAAAATAAGCGAAATAAATAATAAACTGTTGAAAAATCTCAAATATGATAATAAATCTTTAAAGAATGAGTCTCCGGAAAAATTCATGTCCGATGAAGGTATAAGTGAGCTGATCAGAGTTATTGATAAAAATGAAGAAACTTTATTCACCGCTGATTTTTATACCGGTCGCGGAAATGAAGTTCCTGTGAAAATCAATGCTCAAAAGATTTGGGTAAAGGGAAACCAAAAGATTCTTTGCGCGGCCAGAGATATAACTGATAGGAAAGAAAAAGAGGAAAGAATCAATTATCTTCTGTTTCATGACCACCTCACTAAATTATATAACAGAAGATTTTTTGAAGAGGAAATGATACGCCTGGATACAGAAAGGCAGCTGCCTCTCTGTATTTTTATTATCGATATAAATGGCATGAAACTAATAAATGACAGCTTTGGGCATAAATATGGAGATGAACTGCTTGTTAAGACTGCAGATCTGCTGCAGGATGTATTCAGGAAAGAAGATATTCTGGCCCGCTGGGGTGGCGATGAATTCAGTATATTGCTGCCCAAAACCGGTGAATCGGAGGCTGAGGATATACTCAGCAGAATAAAAGAAAAGTGCAAAAAAACAGAGAGCGATAGGCTGCCGGTCTCTTTAGGTGTGGGCTATGCTGTTAAAGAAGATAAAGATCAGGATATATTTGAAGTTTTAAATGAAGCCGATGACAGAATGTATCAGGATAAATTAACAGCTCAAAAAAGTGCCACCAATAAAATATTAAAAAGCTTACTATCCTCTCTGGAAGCTAAAAGTCCAGAAACTGAAGCTCATACCAACCGCCTGGCGGTAATGGCGATAAAACTGGGAGAAAGAATTGGCCTTTCAAATAATCAATTGAATAACCTTTCCCTGCTTGCCACCCTGCATGATATCGGCAAGGTTAATATTTCTGAAGATATTCTTACAAAACCTGAAAATTTGAATGAAGAAGAATGGGAACGCATTAAAGAACATCCTCATATCGGGTACAAGATAGCGCTTTCCTGTGATGATTTTTCTTCGGTAGCCGATGAAATACTGGCTCATCATGAGCGCTGGGATGGAGGCGGGTATCCTGAGGGTCTGCAGGGCGATGACATACCTCTTTTATCAAGGATCATCTCCATCGTCGATGCCTATGATGTAATGGCAAATGGAAGGCCGTATAAGGAACCTATGAGCAGGAAAGAGGTGCTGCAGGAGCTGGAAAGATGTGCAGGCAGTCAGTTTGATCCGCGGCTGGTCGCTGAATTTATTGATATGGCCCAAAATGATGAGCTGTAA
- a CDS encoding rhomboid family intramembrane serine protease: MLPLRDDVPRQKIPLATGLIISINIIIYIQQARLPEVTLHRVIETYGLIPIYFRQNPAGEFHTIFTSMFMHGGLGHLIVNMWILALFGDNVEDRMGRISFLIFYLLSGLAASSTHMYFNINSIIPVIGASGAVAGVMAAYAFLFPSARVLTMIPIFIFPYITTLPAFVFMGFWFLTQVYYGTMTLTMGASYGGIAWWAHIGGFVFGAFFYRIFVRRRSDLIGY, encoded by the coding sequence ATGCTACCCTTAAGAGATGATGTTCCCAGGCAAAAAATTCCTCTGGCTACAGGGTTAATAATTTCGATAAACATTATTATCTATATCCAGCAGGCCAGGCTGCCGGAGGTCACTCTTCATCGAGTAATTGAGACTTATGGGTTGATTCCCATCTATTTCAGGCAGAATCCTGCGGGGGAATTTCATACGATCTTCACTTCCATGTTTATGCACGGAGGCCTGGGGCATTTGATAGTTAATATGTGGATTCTGGCTCTTTTTGGTGACAATGTTGAGGATAGAATGGGAAGAATTTCGTTTTTGATTTTTTATCTTCTTAGTGGATTGGCTGCTTCCTCGACGCATATGTACTTCAATATAAATTCCATTATACCGGTTATAGGAGCTTCTGGTGCTGTAGCTGGTGTGATGGCCGCCTATGCTTTTTTATTTCCTTCGGCCAGAGTTTTAACTATGATTCCGATATTTATCTTTCCCTATATCACAACTCTTCCGGCATTTGTATTTATGGGGTTCTGGTTTTTGACACAGGTTTATTATGGTACCATGACCCTGACGATGGGAGCCAGTTATGGGGGGATAGCCTGGTGGGCTCATATAGGGGGTTTTGTTTTCGGAGCTTTTTTCTACAGGATTTTTGTCAGGAGAAGAAGTGATTTGATTGGATATTGA
- a CDS encoding TIGR01440 family protein, whose protein sequence is MVSESGLDIKQIKKDLKLILEDMIELSKFKAENVIVIGCSTSEIAGANIGKSSRPELARKIFPIIKSKLYEENLNLAFQCCEHLNRALVTDKKIAENRNLPVVTVIPHKNAGGALAAEAYNQLENPVVVEKIKAEGGIDIGDTFIGMHLREVAVPIRSRLNYLGEAHVTLAKTRPKLIGGKRAHYPE, encoded by the coding sequence ATGGTATCGGAGTCTGGACTAGATATCAAGCAGATCAAAAAGGATTTAAAGCTAATTCTGGAAGATATGATAGAATTATCAAAATTTAAAGCTGAAAATGTGATAGTCATCGGCTGCAGCACCAGCGAAATAGCCGGAGCAAATATCGGAAAAAGCTCCCGGCCAGAACTGGCCCGAAAAATATTTCCGATAATAAAGTCTAAATTATATGAGGAAAACTTAAATCTCGCGTTTCAGTGCTGCGAACATCTCAACAGGGCCCTGGTAACCGATAAAAAAATTGCGGAGAACAGAAATCTGCCGGTGGTAACTGTCATACCTCATAAAAATGCAGGAGGTGCTCTGGCAGCTGAAGCTTATAATCAGCTGGAAAATCCGGTGGTGGTGGAAAAAATAAAAGCGGAAGGTGGAATCGATATAGGAGATACCTTCATAGGCATGCATCTCAGAGAAGTCGCAGTTCCCATACGCAGTCGGCTTAATTATCTGGGGGAAGCTCATGTAACTCTGGCCAAAACCAGGCCAAAACTGATAGGTGGAAAAAGAGCTCACTATCCCGAATAA
- a CDS encoding PAS domain S-box protein → METNSIKLLSDDYEISKEFLSFIDTMDENAAILDEKGKIIYINKAWIEFARANDMAWDNYGLGEDYLKIARNAEGEGAETARKAAEGIEAVLAGEMDNFFLEYPCHLAEEIRWFKLKVQTFAENKAAVMHEDIAERKKTEKELKNNKEKLNNILNNTDDVIWSLSWPDLSVEFINSAAEDIYGYSPEEFREDPELWKKATHPEDRHLDEKVLKEVQEKGRAVKENRVITKDGNIKWVQDKAKMIYNENDKPVRVEGISRDITERKKSERELSKEKERFESLFENNTSATAMLDDEGKIVDINEEFKNCFGYQLSEIKGEHLDDVLEWGKEGYADREATNEFLRGNKKRGEGTRYDKEGNPGEYLFHGVPIVTENEIEGAYTIYDDITELKRNREELQKTKNYLEAILASIQDGISVLDPDLTIRYANDTMKRLYSENAPLEGKKCHQVYRNKNEPCEECPTLRALESGEVEKEIVPGLEDSESQHLELFSYPMIEEDTGEVTGIVEFVRDITERKKREEDLKLTQFSVDKAPVGVFWVTPEGEFEYANDRACEILSYSKDELVGMKVADIDPNFQTENHDKEWQRINEKKHDKLETQLIRKAGKKFPAEVISRYLQYKDKKYELAFVQDITARKKRKEQLKYMSFHDDLTDLYNRTFMEKEMERLDTERQHPISLIYCDVNGLKIVNDTYGHDVGDKYLIKVSEILRNITRSEDLVARWAGDEFVILLPQTDREMAEEIIERIESASEEAEFKDIPITLGIGLAANKKEEISFETVFNRADERMYKDKLTKSRSAENKLVQNMLATLEAKSAETREHSMRMTELAHELGNEADLNSEQVNDLTLVATLHDIGKVTISEDILTRNGDLTEEEWQIIKEHPEMGYKIASATEEFSPIAPAILYHHEHWNGSGYPVGLEGDEIPLLSRIISIVDAYDVMTAGRPYKEAMSNDEALEEINKCAGTQFDPELAEMFVEIIQTSPSQAKL, encoded by the coding sequence ATGGAAACCAATTCCATAAAACTACTCTCTGATGATTATGAGATAAGCAAAGAATTTTTATCTTTTATTGATACAATGGATGAAAATGCAGCAATTTTGGATGAAAAAGGAAAAATTATATATATAAACAAAGCCTGGATAGAGTTTGCCCGGGCCAATGATATGGCCTGGGATAATTATGGCCTGGGAGAAGATTATTTAAAGATAGCAAGAAATGCCGAAGGAGAAGGGGCTGAAACAGCGAGAAAAGCAGCTGAGGGTATAGAGGCAGTGCTGGCTGGAGAGATGGATAACTTTTTTCTGGAATACCCCTGTCATTTAGCTGAGGAAATACGCTGGTTTAAGCTTAAGGTACAGACATTTGCAGAAAATAAAGCTGCAGTGATGCATGAAGATATAGCTGAAAGAAAGAAAACAGAAAAAGAATTAAAAAATAATAAAGAGAAACTCAATAATATTTTAAATAATACAGATGATGTAATCTGGTCTTTATCATGGCCTGATCTAAGCGTTGAATTTATAAATTCTGCCGCTGAAGATATATATGGCTACTCTCCTGAGGAATTTAGAGAAGATCCTGAATTGTGGAAGAAGGCAACTCACCCTGAGGATAGACACCTGGATGAAAAGGTATTAAAAGAGGTTCAAGAAAAAGGCAGAGCAGTAAAGGAAAATAGAGTAATAACTAAAGATGGCAATATAAAATGGGTCCAGGATAAAGCCAAAATGATATATAATGAGAATGATAAGCCAGTAAGAGTGGAAGGGATATCCAGAGATATCACCGAACGCAAAAAGTCTGAAAGGGAGCTAAGTAAGGAAAAAGAACGTTTTGAATCTCTTTTTGAAAATAACACTTCTGCTACAGCCATGCTTGATGATGAGGGTAAAATTGTTGATATTAATGAAGAATTTAAAAATTGTTTTGGCTATCAATTATCGGAGATAAAGGGAGAGCATTTAGATGATGTTTTGGAATGGGGTAAAGAAGGTTATGCTGACAGAGAGGCAACAAATGAATTTCTTCGCGGCAATAAAAAAAGAGGTGAAGGTACTCGTTATGACAAAGAAGGCAATCCTGGAGAGTATTTATTCCATGGTGTGCCTATAGTTACTGAAAATGAGATAGAAGGTGCTTATACTATATACGATGATATTACTGAATTAAAAAGAAATAGAGAGGAATTACAAAAAACCAAAAACTATCTGGAAGCAATACTGGCAAGCATCCAGGACGGAATCTCTGTTCTGGACCCTGATTTAACAATAAGATATGCCAACGATACTATGAAGAGATTGTATAGTGAAAATGCTCCCTTGGAAGGCAAAAAATGTCATCAGGTATATCGCAATAAGAATGAGCCCTGCGAAGAATGTCCTACTCTGCGTGCTCTGGAGAGTGGAGAGGTAGAAAAAGAAATAGTTCCCGGGCTGGAAGACTCTGAATCTCAACATTTAGAGCTTTTTAGCTATCCCATGATTGAAGAGGATACAGGAGAAGTTACAGGTATAGTAGAATTTGTCAGGGATATAACCGAGAGGAAGAAAAGGGAAGAAGATCTCAAACTAACACAATTTTCTGTGGATAAAGCCCCTGTGGGAGTTTTTTGGGTGACCCCTGAAGGCGAATTTGAATATGCCAATGATAGAGCCTGTGAAATTTTGAGTTACTCAAAAGATGAGTTAGTTGGTATGAAAGTTGCTGATATAGACCCGAACTTTCAGACAGAAAATCATGACAAGGAGTGGCAGAGGATTAATGAAAAAAAGCATGACAAGCTGGAGACACAGCTGATAAGAAAAGCTGGGAAAAAATTTCCGGCTGAAGTGATAAGCCGTTATTTGCAGTATAAAGATAAGAAGTATGAATTAGCTTTTGTCCAGGATATAACCGCGAGAAAAAAACGAAAAGAGCAATTAAAATACATGAGCTTTCATGATGACCTGACAGATTTATATAACCGCACTTTTATGGAGAAAGAGATGGAGCGCCTGGATACAGAAAGACAGCATCCTATCAGTTTAATATACTGTGATGTCAATGGTCTCAAAATAGTCAACGATACCTATGGACACGATGTAGGGGACAAATATTTAATAAAAGTCTCGGAAATATTACGGAATATTACCAGAAGTGAAGATTTGGTGGCGCGCTGGGCTGGCGATGAATTTGTCATCCTATTACCTCAGACAGATAGGGAAATGGCCGAAGAAATCATAGAAAGAATTGAGAGTGCATCTGAAGAGGCAGAATTCAAAGATATACCGATTACATTAGGTATTGGCCTTGCAGCTAATAAGAAAGAAGAAATCTCATTCGAAACTGTTTTTAATAGAGCCGATGAAAGAATGTATAAAGATAAATTAACAAAGTCGCGAAGTGCGGAAAATAAGCTGGTACAGAATATGCTGGCAACTCTGGAAGCAAAAAGCGCAGAGACAAGAGAGCATTCGATGAGAATGACCGAGCTTGCTCATGAATTGGGAAATGAGGCCGACTTAAACAGTGAGCAAGTTAATGACCTCACGCTGGTTGCTACTCTTCATGATATAGGTAAAGTTACAATTTCCGAAGATATTTTAACCAGGAATGGTGATTTAACAGAAGAAGAATGGCAGATTATAAAAGAACACCCCGAGATGGGTTATAAAATAGCATCGGCAACCGAGGAGTTTTCTCCTATCGCCCCGGCAATTCTTTATCACCACGAACACTGGAACGGCAGCGGCTATCCTGTAGGGTTAGAAGGTGATGAAATACCTCTTTTATCCAGAATAATTTCCATTGTAGATGCCTATGATGTGATGACTGCTGGTAGACCTTATAAAGAAGCTATGAGCAATGATGAAGCTTTAGAAGAAATAAATAAATGTGCAGGAACGCAGTTTGACCCTGAATTGGCCGAAATGTTTGTGGAAATCATTCAGACATCTCCATCACAAGCAAAGCTTTAA